The following are encoded together in the Natator depressus isolate rNatDep1 chromosome 10, rNatDep2.hap1, whole genome shotgun sequence genome:
- the LOC141994665 gene encoding histone H2A type 2-C-like: MSGRGKQGGKARAKVKSRFSRAGLQFPVSRVHRLLRKGNYAERVGTRAPVYMAMVLEYLTTEILELAGKAAWDKKKTRIIPCHLQLAIRNDKELNKLLGKVTIAQGGVLPNIQAMLLPKKTESHKAKST; encoded by the coding sequence ATGTCAGGCCGAGGAAAACAAGGAGGTAAAGCAAGGGCTAAGGTGAAATCTCGCTTCTCGCGGGCTGGGTTGCAGTTCCCGGTGAGTCGAGTGCACCGCTTGCTCCGCAAAGGTAATTATGCTGAGCGGGTGGGGACTAGAGCCCCGGTGTATATGGCCATGGTGCTGGAGTATCTGACCACTGAGATTCTCGAGTTAGCCGGCAAAGCTGCTTGGGACAAGAAGAAAACCAGAATCATTCCCTGCCATCTGCAGCTCGCTATCCGTAACGACAAGGAGCTCAACAAACTGCTTGGGAAAGTGACGATTGCTCAAGGGGGTGTCCTGCCCAACATCCAGGCCATGCTGCTGCCCAAGAAAACCGAGAGCCATAAGGCCAAGAGCACGTGA